A single region of the Brassica napus cultivar Da-Ae unplaced genomic scaffold, Da-Ae ScsIHWf_2360;HRSCAF=3047, whole genome shotgun sequence genome encodes:
- the LOC125600706 gene encoding uncharacterized protein LOC125600706, which produces MIVAIYSVMFSAQNCLSTNVEKCVKHCIPNQCMKVAKKADMSICEEACKKFCNKH; this is translated from the coding sequence ATGATTGTAGCTATATATTCAGTGATGTTTTCGGCACAAAATTGTCTTTCAACCAATGTTGAAAAATGTGTCAAACACTGCATCCCAAATCAGTGCATGAAAGTAGCCAAAAAAGCAGATATGTctatttgtgaagaagcttgcaAAAAGTTTTGCAACAAACAT